A single Brevundimonas sp. M20 DNA region contains:
- a CDS encoding ATP-binding cassette domain-containing protein, translated as MSLACHATGRRGDFSFDIGFESTDNAVAVVGPSGCGKTTFLHGLAGLLAESSARIAIDDVTVLNDAVTRRPAHRRAIGYVFQDIRLFPHLTVEQNIAFSRSYGGDEMTVAQALDLMDLRGFERRRPAGLSGGEARRVALARALAARPRLLLLDEPFTGLDPARRERLAPYLLRLRDEVRLPMILVSHDPRDLDLIAQDVIQIADGRVGAASHSPAAGAAGA; from the coding sequence ATGAGTCTCGCCTGTCACGCCACGGGCCGTCGGGGCGACTTCAGCTTCGATATCGGGTTCGAGAGCACGGACAACGCCGTGGCGGTCGTCGGCCCGTCCGGCTGCGGCAAGACGACCTTCCTCCACGGTCTCGCCGGTCTGCTTGCCGAAAGTTCCGCGCGGATAGCGATCGACGACGTCACGGTCCTTAATGACGCCGTGACGCGCCGACCCGCCCACCGGCGCGCGATCGGCTATGTGTTCCAGGACATTCGTCTGTTCCCGCACCTGACGGTCGAACAGAACATCGCCTTCTCGCGATCCTACGGCGGAGACGAGATGACCGTGGCCCAGGCGCTCGACCTGATGGATTTGCGCGGCTTCGAGCGCCGACGACCCGCCGGGCTCTCGGGCGGAGAGGCGCGTCGCGTCGCCCTGGCCCGCGCGCTGGCGGCGCGGCCGCGACTGCTCCTTCTGGACGAGCCCTTCACGGGCTTGGACCCGGCGCGCCGGGAGCGGCTCGCCCCTTATCTGCTGCGGCTGCGCGACGAGGTTCGTCTGCCGATGATCCTGGTGTCCCACGATCCGCGCGACCTCGACCTGATCGCGCAGGACGTGATCCAGATCGCCGACGGTCGGGTCGGGGCGGCGTCGCATTCCCCCGCAGCCGGGGCGGCCGGAGCCTGA
- the modB gene encoding molybdate ABC transporter permease subunit encodes MFEPLSNFELQALSLSIKVATAALIVCLPLGLGLAMLLARGRFPGRWILEAAVNLPLVLPPVVTGLILLSLFGVRGPVGRVLHDLFGVTLAFHWTGAALAAALMALPLVVRPLRLAIEGVDRGLEDAAAVLGASRLAVFARITLPLAAPGLVAATLLGFARAFGEFGATVTFAGAIPGETQTLPVAIYSALQRAEGDGAAMRLAVIAVLVSVLAVIGSEISNRRILRTRGA; translated from the coding sequence ATGTTCGAGCCCCTGTCCAACTTCGAGCTCCAGGCCCTGAGCCTGTCAATCAAGGTGGCGACCGCCGCCCTGATCGTCTGCCTCCCGCTTGGTCTGGGTCTGGCGATGCTGCTCGCGCGCGGGCGGTTTCCGGGGCGCTGGATCCTTGAGGCGGCGGTCAACCTCCCCCTGGTCCTGCCGCCGGTGGTGACGGGGCTGATCCTGCTCAGCCTGTTCGGGGTCCGGGGACCGGTCGGACGCGTCCTCCACGATCTGTTCGGCGTGACGCTGGCCTTTCACTGGACCGGGGCGGCGCTGGCCGCAGCCCTGATGGCCCTGCCGCTGGTGGTTCGGCCCCTTCGACTCGCGATCGAGGGGGTGGACCGGGGCCTTGAGGACGCTGCCGCCGTGCTGGGCGCCTCCCGCCTGGCCGTGTTCGCCCGGATCACCCTGCCGCTGGCGGCGCCGGGACTGGTGGCGGCGACCCTGCTGGGCTTCGCGCGAGCCTTCGGTGAGTTCGGCGCCACGGTGACCTTCGCCGGGGCCATTCCCGGCGAGACCCAGACCTTGCCCGTTGCGATCTATTCGGCCCTGCAGCGGGCCGAGGGCGATGGAGCGGCGATGCGCCTGGCCGTCATCGCCGTTCTGGTCTCCGTGCTCGCCGTCATCGGCTCGGAAATCTCCAACCGGCGCATCCTGCGGACGCGCGGCGCATGA
- a CDS encoding nuclear transport factor 2 family protein — MTTAFPRRPWACLAGALALAATGGPASAAFAHAATTAPPPAASSRSAAPGASITENNRRLVTAAFDRWAAGRGDFFETVLSPDVVWTIEGSGPSAGTFRGRDHFVAQAVTPFSARLIAPVRPLSHRVWADGDHVIVNWVGETTAADGASYRNTYAWILRLENGRAVEVNAFLDLAPYDDILRRVPLPAPVDGGRP; from the coding sequence ATGACGACCGCTTTCCCACGGAGACCCTGGGCCTGTTTGGCCGGTGCCTTGGCGCTCGCCGCGACCGGCGGGCCCGCTTCGGCGGCGTTCGCCCACGCGGCGACCACCGCGCCGCCGCCGGCTGCGTCAAGCCGCTCCGCTGCGCCCGGGGCCTCGATCACGGAAAACAACCGGCGGCTCGTTACGGCCGCCTTTGACCGGTGGGCCGCGGGCCGCGGCGATTTTTTCGAAACGGTCCTGTCGCCCGATGTCGTCTGGACCATTGAGGGGTCCGGCCCCAGCGCCGGGACCTTCCGAGGCCGCGACCATTTCGTGGCGCAGGCCGTCACGCCCTTCTCGGCGCGGCTCATCGCGCCGGTGCGGCCGCTCTCTCACCGGGTCTGGGCGGATGGAGACCACGTGATCGTCAACTGGGTCGGGGAGACCACGGCCGCGGACGGCGCGTCTTATCGCAACACCTATGCGTGGATCCTGCGGCTGGAGAACGGCAGGGCCGTGGAGGTCAACGCCTTCCTCGACCTCGCACCCTATGACGACATCCTGCGCCGGGTGCCGCTCCCGGCGCCGGTCGACGGAGGTCGGCCGTGA
- the moaA gene encoding GTP 3',8-cyclase MoaA, whose protein sequence is MTVIYQSDKATPIDLGAAAPLVDPFGRTINYVRISVTDRCDLRCLYCMAENPVFLPKADLLSLDELERMCGAFIDLGCRRIRLTGGEPLVRKGMMDLVAALSRRLRAGDLEEITLTTNGTQLARHAEALAGHGVRRVNVSLDTLDPDKFRRITRGGDLAAVMAGLEAARAAGLSVKINTVALKGDNADEIPDLIRWAHGLGMDITLIETMPIGETGADRTDQYLSLATVRETLGRIWTLTPSTRRTSGPARYMTVEETGGTLGFITPLSHVFCEACNRVRVTCTGQLFLCLGQEDQADLRQVLRDHPGDDAPLREAIRAAIAIKPKGHDFRIDRPGAAPAVLRTMSTTGG, encoded by the coding sequence ATGACGGTCATCTACCAGTCTGACAAGGCGACCCCGATCGACCTCGGCGCTGCGGCCCCGCTGGTGGATCCGTTCGGCCGCACCATCAACTACGTCCGCATCTCGGTGACGGACCGTTGCGACCTGCGCTGCCTCTACTGCATGGCCGAAAATCCTGTCTTCCTGCCCAAGGCCGATCTCCTCAGTCTGGACGAGCTCGAGCGCATGTGTGGCGCCTTCATCGATCTCGGCTGCCGCCGGATCCGGTTGACCGGGGGGGAGCCCTTGGTCCGCAAGGGAATGATGGATCTGGTGGCCGCCCTGTCGCGCCGCCTCAGGGCCGGGGATCTGGAGGAGATCACCCTCACCACCAACGGCACCCAGCTCGCCCGCCACGCCGAAGCCCTGGCCGGCCACGGGGTGCGGCGCGTCAACGTCTCCCTGGACACGCTCGACCCCGACAAGTTCCGGCGCATCACCCGTGGCGGCGATCTGGCGGCGGTGATGGCCGGGCTGGAGGCCGCCCGGGCGGCGGGCCTGAGCGTCAAAATCAACACCGTCGCCCTAAAGGGCGACAACGCCGATGAAATCCCCGACCTGATCCGTTGGGCCCACGGACTGGGCATGGACATCACCCTGATCGAGACCATGCCGATCGGCGAGACCGGCGCGGACCGAACGGATCAGTACCTGTCGCTGGCGACCGTCCGCGAGACCCTGGGTCGGATCTGGACTCTCACCCCCTCGACGCGACGCACCAGCGGCCCCGCACGCTATATGACGGTGGAAGAGACCGGCGGAACGCTCGGCTTCATCACCCCGCTCAGCCATGTGTTCTGCGAGGCCTGCAACCGCGTGCGGGTGACCTGCACCGGTCAGCTCTTCCTCTGTCTGGGCCAGGAGGATCAGGCGGATCTGCGCCAGGTTCTGCGCGACCACCCGGGAGACGACGCGCCGCTGCGCGAGGCGATCCGGGCGGCTATAGCCATCAAGCCCAAGGGACACGACTTTAGAATAGACCGTCCGGGCGCCGCGCCGGCGG
- a CDS encoding AraC family transcriptional regulator: MIYEPTICIVAQGRKQAALGRTRYIYDPARYLTASINLPVMGSVIEASEAKPYLCLQLDLDVTELADLVLRHPPPAGASIGPAEGLALNDVSPALLDAAARLLSLLDTPDDRDALAPLVTREILYRLLTGPGGGVIRHMVQADSRLNQISRAILWIRARYRQPCRIEDAAEIAGMSRSTFHEHFRAITSMSPIAFRTQLRLQEARRLMVSEAADAASAGFAVGYDSPSQFSRDYARLFGAPPARDAERLRSESGARGLPTFGDATADRETSHA; this comes from the coding sequence GTGATCTATGAACCCACGATCTGTATCGTCGCCCAAGGTCGCAAACAGGCCGCGCTCGGCCGGACGCGCTACATCTACGACCCGGCCCGCTATCTGACGGCCTCGATCAACCTGCCGGTGATGGGATCGGTCATCGAGGCCAGCGAGGCGAAACCCTATCTCTGCCTCCAGCTCGATCTGGACGTGACCGAACTCGCGGATCTCGTCCTTCGCCACCCGCCCCCCGCAGGCGCCTCGATCGGCCCGGCGGAGGGGCTGGCGTTGAACGACGTCAGCCCGGCTCTTCTGGACGCCGCCGCCAGGCTCCTCAGCCTTCTGGACACGCCGGACGACCGCGACGCCCTCGCGCCGCTGGTCACGCGCGAGATACTTTATCGCCTCCTCACCGGACCCGGCGGCGGCGTGATCCGCCACATGGTCCAGGCGGACAGCCGGCTCAACCAGATCTCGCGCGCCATCCTGTGGATCCGCGCTCGATACCGGCAGCCCTGCCGCATCGAGGACGCGGCGGAGATCGCGGGCATGAGCCGTTCGACATTCCACGAACATTTCCGGGCGATCACCTCCATGAGCCCGATCGCGTTCCGGACCCAGTTGCGCCTGCAGGAGGCGCGCCGGTTGATGGTCAGCGAGGCCGCCGACGCCGCTAGCGCGGGTTTCGCGGTCGGCTACGACAGTCCGTCCCAGTTCAGCCGGGATTACGCGCGTCTGTTCGGCGCCCCGCCGGCGCGCGACGCCGAACGCCTGCGCAGCGAAAGCGGTGCGCGAGGCCTGCCGACCTTTGGCGACGCGACGGCCGACCGCGAAACTTCGCACGCATGA
- a CDS encoding Atu4866 domain-containing protein, whose translation MQHPYVGMWVTEDGRIRQELRSDGRYDEARGSRRSAYQGRYEVRGTHIDYWDDTGFTADGTFVSEDELRHGGMVFRRERTGASDPLR comes from the coding sequence ATGCAACACCCTTATGTCGGCATGTGGGTCACCGAAGACGGACGGATCCGCCAGGAACTGCGTTCGGACGGACGCTACGATGAAGCTCGGGGCTCCCGCCGAAGCGCCTACCAGGGCCGCTACGAGGTCCGCGGGACCCATATCGACTACTGGGACGATACCGGCTTCACGGCGGACGGCACGTTCGTCAGCGAGGACGAACTTCGACACGGGGGAATGGTGTTCCGCCGCGAACGCACGGGCGCGTCCGACCCTCTCCGGTGA
- a CDS encoding SDR family oxidoreductase, producing MRVFITGATGFIGSQITAKLLSAGHEVLGLTRSVRGVAALEAAGAAAHRGDIDDLDSLRAGAADSDAVIHTAFDHDFSRYAANCEKDRRAIAALGEALGRGARPLIITSVTGIGSSAPGEPAAEGHLDLAHPIPRVASEQAGEALKAEGVNVITVRLPQVHDTVRQGLISPFIDIARAKGVSAYLGAGANRFSAAHVSDVARLYRLALEGGHRNARYHAVAEEGVTLRAIAEVLGAGLGVPVVSIPEHEAGDHFGYMAPFAGLDLIASSAWTRDQLGWTPEGPDLLSDLRAMEYTPLQAG from the coding sequence ATGCGCGTGTTCATCACCGGAGCGACCGGCTTTATCGGCTCGCAAATCACCGCCAAACTGCTGTCGGCAGGGCACGAGGTGCTCGGCCTTACAAGGTCCGTGCGCGGGGTGGCGGCCCTTGAGGCCGCAGGCGCGGCGGCTCACCGCGGCGACATCGATGACCTCGACAGCCTTCGCGCCGGCGCCGCCGACAGCGACGCGGTGATCCATACCGCCTTCGATCACGACTTCAGCCGTTACGCCGCCAACTGTGAAAAGGATCGTCGCGCCATCGCCGCGCTCGGCGAGGCGCTGGGGCGGGGCGCACGTCCGCTGATCATTACGTCTGTCACCGGCATCGGCTCTTCCGCGCCGGGCGAGCCCGCCGCCGAGGGCCATCTCGACCTGGCCCACCCCATTCCCCGGGTTGCGTCCGAACAGGCCGGAGAAGCCCTCAAGGCCGAGGGCGTCAATGTCATAACGGTCCGGCTTCCCCAGGTGCACGATACGGTCCGACAGGGGCTAATCTCGCCCTTTATCGACATCGCTCGAGCCAAGGGCGTCTCCGCCTATCTCGGCGCAGGCGCCAACCGGTTCTCCGCCGCCCATGTATCGGACGTCGCACGGCTCTACCGTCTCGCTCTTGAAGGCGGTCACCGGAACGCGCGCTACCACGCCGTCGCGGAAGAGGGCGTCACGCTGCGCGCGATCGCCGAAGTCCTGGGCGCCGGTCTCGGAGTGCCCGTCGTCTCCATCCCGGAGCACGAGGCCGGCGACCATTTCGGGTATATGGCGCCCTTCGCCGGTCTCGACCTGATCGCCTCCAGCGCCTGGACCCGGGACCAACTGGGCTGGACGCCCGAGGGTCCGGATCTGCTGTCGGACCTGCGCGCCATGGAGTACACGCCGCTCCAGGCGGGTTGA
- the modA gene encoding molybdate ABC transporter substrate-binding protein: protein MTVFAAASLTDALTELAADYERNEGPAVRLSFGASGAVARQVQAGAPADVVILADSEWMDRLGAAGRITRRVNLLRNDLVVIAQARAADQTDPFAPLAQGGRLAIGDPDSVPAGAYARTWLQTSGRWAAVKDRLVFGADVRAVRAFVARGEAALGVVYRSDVVRRTDIRIVMEPRAAEQPAIVYPAAEVTGGGRKAQAFLDYLATPAAASVFRRHGFMPAA from the coding sequence GTGACAGTCTTCGCCGCCGCCTCCCTGACCGACGCCCTGACCGAACTCGCGGCAGACTACGAGCGGAACGAGGGACCCGCGGTTCGCCTGTCGTTCGGCGCCAGCGGTGCAGTGGCGCGTCAGGTGCAGGCCGGCGCTCCGGCCGATGTAGTCATCCTGGCGGATTCCGAATGGATGGATCGCCTGGGCGCGGCGGGGCGGATCACACGGCGGGTGAACCTGCTGCGCAACGACCTGGTCGTGATCGCTCAGGCCAGAGCCGCCGACCAAACGGATCCCTTCGCGCCGCTGGCCCAGGGCGGCCGTCTGGCGATCGGCGATCCCGACAGCGTGCCGGCCGGGGCCTACGCCCGGACCTGGCTCCAGACGTCCGGGCGATGGGCCGCGGTCAAGGACCGTCTCGTCTTCGGGGCCGATGTGCGTGCGGTGCGCGCCTTCGTGGCGCGGGGCGAGGCGGCGCTCGGGGTGGTTTATCGCAGCGACGTCGTCCGCCGCACCGACATACGGATCGTTATGGAGCCGCGCGCGGCCGAACAGCCCGCCATCGTCTATCCGGCGGCCGAAGTGACCGGCGGCGGTCGCAAGGCGCAGGCCTTCCTCGACTATCTGGCCACGCCGGCTGCGGCGTCGGTGTTCCGGCGCCATGGTTTCATGCCCGCAGCCTGA
- a CDS encoding YkgJ family cysteine cluster protein, whose product MGEFAEVGALTRSVAARFEGVFHTYREELQQLADAAPTLADAARDVIAVLQAAGSAFSAAFPNQPAIDCAAGCAFCCHLPVAVPPGVAEAIRDHVAETFPSEARSALLVRLRAAEALAAVADPTRLRHRCPLLGADDRCSVYPVRPISCRAFTSPSARRCEALIAGAAPEGGIPQNASLFRLHRDATAVLEQTARGRGASPMQKDLAGALLDAMGRPSPDAPPPAPGSLA is encoded by the coding sequence GTGGGCGAATTCGCCGAGGTCGGAGCCCTGACCCGATCCGTCGCCGCGCGCTTCGAAGGCGTCTTTCACACCTATCGCGAAGAACTCCAGCAGTTGGCCGACGCCGCGCCGACACTCGCGGATGCGGCGCGCGATGTGATCGCCGTCCTCCAGGCCGCCGGCTCGGCCTTTTCGGCGGCCTTCCCCAACCAGCCCGCCATAGACTGCGCCGCCGGCTGCGCCTTCTGCTGTCACCTGCCGGTGGCCGTCCCGCCGGGCGTCGCGGAGGCGATCCGGGATCACGTGGCCGAGACCTTCCCCAGCGAGGCGCGGTCCGCCCTGCTGGTCCGGCTCCGCGCCGCCGAAGCTCTCGCCGCCGTCGCCGACCCAACACGTCTGCGCCACCGGTGCCCGCTCCTGGGCGCCGACGACCGCTGCTCCGTCTATCCCGTCCGCCCGATCTCGTGTCGCGCCTTCACCTCGCCGTCGGCGAGGCGGTGCGAGGCCCTGATCGCCGGAGCGGCGCCGGAAGGCGGCATTCCCCAGAACGCCTCCCTCTTCCGGCTGCACAGGGACGCCACGGCCGTGCTTGAACAGACCGCGCGCGGTCGCGGCGCGTCCCCCATGCAGAAAGACTTGGCCGGCGCCCTGCTCGACGCGATGGGCCGTCCTTCGCCGGACGCGCCCCCGCCCGCGCCGGGAAGCCTCGCATAG